From Candidatus Manganitrophus morganii, the proteins below share one genomic window:
- the rplA gene encoding 50S ribosomal protein L1, which yields MGKKYEGAVAKVEERAYKLDEAFDLVKQAHFAKFDESVDMAVRLGVDPKHSDQMVRGSVVLPHGTGKKVRILVFAKGEKEKEATQAGADYVGLDDLIEKINQGWLDFDTVVATPDLMGVVGRLGKVLGPRGLMPNPKTGTVTFDVARAIREIRQGKVEYRVEKAAIIHVTIGRVSFTAQQLAENAGVIIDSVIKAKPASAKGKYVKGITVSSTMGPGIPIDTGSIGGIT from the coding sequence ATGGGTAAAAAATACGAGGGGGCAGTCGCAAAGGTTGAGGAGAGGGCATATAAGCTCGATGAGGCATTTGATCTGGTAAAGCAAGCTCATTTCGCCAAGTTCGACGAGAGTGTCGATATGGCGGTTCGCCTGGGGGTCGATCCGAAGCACTCCGATCAAATGGTGCGCGGCTCGGTCGTCCTCCCGCATGGAACCGGAAAAAAAGTGCGCATCCTGGTCTTTGCAAAGGGAGAAAAAGAAAAAGAGGCGACCCAGGCCGGAGCCGATTACGTCGGCTTGGATGACCTGATCGAGAAGATCAACCAGGGATGGCTTGATTTCGATACGGTTGTTGCGACCCCCGATTTAATGGGTGTGGTCGGTCGATTGGGAAAGGTCCTCGGTCCGCGCGGTTTGATGCCGAATCCGAAGACCGGAACGGTGACCTTCGATGTGGCGCGGGCGATCAGAGAGATCCGACAGGGAAAAGTGGAGTATCGGGTTGAGAAAGCCGCCATCATTCACGTGACGATCGGCCGCGTTTCCTTCACCGCGCAACAGCTTGCTGAAAATGCCGGTGTCATCATCGATTCCGTCATCAAGGCCAAGCCGGCCTCGGCCAAAGGGAAATATGTCAAGGGGATTACCGTCTCTTCCACAATGGGGCCCGGCATTCCAATTGATACGGGGAGCATCGGCGGCATCACTTAA
- the tuf gene encoding elongation factor Tu, whose translation MAKAKFERTKPHVNIGTIGHVDHGKTTLTSAITKVLADKKFAEYLAYDQIDKAPEEKERGITIAIAHVEYQTDKRHYAHVDCPGHADYVKNMITGAAQMDGAILVVSAADGPMPQTREHILLARQVGVPYIVVFLNKADMVDDKELLDLVELEVRELLSKYEFPGDDIPVVIGSALKALEGDKSEMGEQAILKLMDAVDSYIPTPTREIDKPFIMPIEDVFSISGRGTVVTGRVEKGIVKVGDEIEIVGIKATQKTVVTGVEMFRKILDQGQAGDNVGVLLRGTKKEDVERGMVLAKPGSITPHTNFKAEAYILTKEEGGRHTPFFNGYRPQFYLRTTDVTGVVKLAEGVEMVMPGDNVTMDVELIMPIAMQEGLRFAIREGGRTVGAGVITKVIK comes from the coding sequence ATGGCGAAGGCGAAATTTGAGCGGACGAAGCCGCACGTGAACATTGGGACGATCGGGCATGTGGATCATGGGAAGACGACCCTGACCTCTGCGATCACAAAAGTGTTGGCCGACAAGAAGTTTGCGGAGTATTTAGCGTACGATCAGATCGACAAAGCCCCCGAAGAGAAAGAGCGCGGGATCACCATTGCGATTGCGCACGTGGAGTACCAGACCGACAAGCGCCACTACGCGCACGTCGACTGTCCGGGGCATGCCGACTACGTCAAGAACATGATCACCGGCGCCGCCCAGATGGACGGAGCGATCCTGGTGGTCTCCGCCGCCGACGGACCGATGCCGCAGACACGCGAGCACATCCTGCTGGCGCGCCAAGTCGGCGTTCCCTACATCGTCGTCTTCTTGAACAAAGCCGACATGGTCGACGACAAAGAGCTGCTGGATCTGGTGGAGCTGGAAGTCCGGGAGCTGTTGAGCAAGTATGAATTTCCGGGAGATGACATTCCCGTCGTCATCGGCTCCGCGCTCAAAGCGTTGGAAGGGGACAAAAGCGAGATGGGCGAGCAAGCCATCCTAAAGCTGATGGACGCCGTCGACAGCTACATCCCCACCCCCACCCGCGAAATCGACAAGCCCTTCATCATGCCGATCGAAGACGTCTTCTCCATCTCCGGCAGAGGCACCGTCGTCACCGGCCGAGTCGAGAAAGGGATCGTGAAAGTCGGAGACGAGATCGAAATCGTTGGGATCAAAGCCACCCAGAAGACCGTGGTCACCGGAGTGGAGATGTTCAGAAAGATCCTCGACCAGGGGCAAGCCGGAGACAACGTCGGGGTGCTCTTAAGAGGCACCAAGAAAGAAGACGTCGAGCGGGGGATGGTGCTCGCGAAGCCGGGGAGTATTACCCCGCACACCAACTTCAAAGCCGAAGCCTACATATTGACCAAAGAAGAAGGGGGCCGGCACACCCCGTTCTTCAACGGATATCGGCCGCAGTTTTATCTTCGAACCACCGATGTGACCGGAGTGGTGAAGCTCGCCGAAGGGGTAGAGATGGTGATGCCGGGGGATAACGTCACGATGGACGTGGAACTGATCATGCCGATTGCGATGCAAGAGGGACTCCGATTCGCCATCCGGGAAGGCGGCCGCACCGTCGGCGCAGGCGTTATCACAAAAGTGATTAAATAA
- the nusG gene encoding transcription termination/antitermination protein NusG has protein sequence MEKNWYVIHTYSGYEGRVKASLEERIKALGLEEKVGKVLIPTEEVVEIKEGKKRVSTKKFFPGYVLVEMNMDDELQQLVKSTPKVTGFLGGGEAPSPLSQHEVDVLLKQIDEGVGKPREKTQFEKGDNVRITDGPFLGFNGVIDEVNPDQSKVKVLVSIFGRSTPVELSFLQVEKV, from the coding sequence ATGGAAAAAAACTGGTATGTCATTCATACCTATTCCGGTTATGAGGGGCGCGTCAAAGCCAGTCTCGAGGAGCGGATCAAAGCGCTCGGTCTGGAAGAAAAAGTCGGCAAGGTGCTGATCCCGACGGAAGAAGTGGTTGAGATCAAAGAAGGGAAAAAGCGGGTCTCGACGAAGAAGTTCTTCCCCGGTTATGTTCTCGTTGAGATGAACATGGATGATGAACTTCAACAACTGGTGAAGAGCACCCCCAAGGTCACCGGATTTTTAGGAGGCGGCGAGGCCCCTTCCCCCCTTTCTCAACATGAAGTCGACGTACTTTTAAAACAGATTGATGAAGGGGTCGGTAAACCGCGGGAGAAGACGCAGTTCGAGAAGGGGGACAATGTCCGGATCACCGACGGACCGTTCTTGGGATTCAATGGAGTCATCGACGAGGTGAACCCCGACCAGAGCAAGGTGAAGGTATTGGTCAGTATTTTTGGAAGATCGACCCCGGTGGAGCTAAGCTTTCTACAGGTAGAAAAGGTCTAA
- the rpmG gene encoding 50S ribosomal protein L33 yields MRDIVTMACTDCKRRNYSTNKNKRNTPDRIELKKYCNSCRKHTAHKEVK; encoded by the coding sequence ATGCGCGATATCGTTACGATGGCTTGCACCGATTGCAAGAGACGGAATTATTCAACCAATAAGAACAAGAGGAATACTCCCGATCGGATTGAGCTCAAGAAGTATTGCAATTCCTGTCGCAAGCATACGGCTCATAAGGAAGTGAAATAA
- the rplL gene encoding 50S ribosomal protein L7/L12 produces MELTNDQIIKAVEKMPVLQLAELIKLVEERFGVTAAAPMAVAAAPGSGGGQAAAAAEEKTAFDVVLSAAGDKKIQVIKVVRELTSLGLKEAKDLVEGAPKTVKSGVTKEEAESMKKKLEENGAKVEIK; encoded by the coding sequence ATGGAGTTAACGAACGATCAGATTATCAAGGCCGTTGAGAAGATGCCTGTACTTCAGTTGGCTGAGTTGATTAAGCTGGTTGAAGAGCGATTCGGCGTCACCGCCGCGGCGCCGATGGCCGTCGCCGCAGCCCCCGGGAGCGGGGGTGGCCAGGCGGCTGCAGCGGCCGAGGAGAAAACGGCGTTTGACGTGGTTCTTTCCGCTGCGGGCGATAAGAAAATTCAGGTCATCAAAGTGGTACGCGAGTTGACCAGCCTCGGTCTGAAGGAAGCGAAGGATCTCGTCGAAGGGGCCCCGAAAACCGTGAAGAGCGGTGTCACCAAGGAAGAGGCCGAATCGATGAAGAAGAAGCTCGAAGAAAATGGGGCCAAGGTCGAAATCAAGTAA
- the rplK gene encoding 50S ribosomal protein L11 has product MAKEVTAMVKLQIPAGKANPAPPVGPALGQHGVNIMEFCKAFNAKTQGQEGTIIPALISIYSDRTFTFVLKSPPAAELLKKAAGIIKGSAVPQKDKVGKVTRAQVEEIAKTKMQDLNAVDLEGARKIVEGTARSMGITVE; this is encoded by the coding sequence ATGGCGAAAGAAGTGACGGCAATGGTTAAGCTTCAAATTCCGGCGGGCAAGGCGAATCCGGCTCCTCCGGTCGGTCCGGCCTTAGGTCAGCATGGCGTCAACATCATGGAGTTCTGCAAGGCCTTCAATGCCAAGACACAGGGGCAAGAGGGGACGATCATCCCCGCTCTCATCAGCATCTACTCGGACCGCACATTCACCTTTGTCTTGAAAAGTCCTCCCGCTGCGGAGCTTCTTAAAAAAGCGGCGGGGATCATCAAGGGATCGGCCGTTCCTCAGAAAGACAAGGTCGGCAAGGTGACCCGTGCCCAGGTCGAAGAGATCGCAAAAACGAAAATGCAGGATTTGAATGCAGTCGATCTGGAGGGGGCCCGCAAGATCGTCGAGGGAACGGCGCGAAGCATGGGCATTACAGTCGAGTAG
- the secE gene encoding preprotein translocase subunit SecE — MIKRFFQTISDFFKDVKSELSKVTFPSKSETIGSTTVVIVFTVIVSVFLAVVDLILVRLLRLVV, encoded by the coding sequence ATGATCAAGCGGTTTTTCCAAACCATCAGCGATTTCTTTAAAGACGTTAAGAGCGAACTTTCGAAGGTCACCTTTCCTAGCAAAAGTGAGACGATCGGGTCAACAACCGTGGTGATTGTTTTTACTGTGATTGTCTCCGTTTTCCTAGCCGTTGTGGATCTCATCTTGGTCCGCCTACTGCGCTTGGTCGTTTGA
- a CDS encoding acetyltransferase encodes MKVEKKGFYIDPTGILDEGAKVGEGTKVWHFSHIMTGSEIGRNCNIGQNVVISPQVKVGNGVKIQNNVSVYTGVILEDDVFCGPSMVFTNVINPRSAVSRKNEYKSTLVKQGATIGANATIVCGVTIGQYAFIGAGAVVTKDVPDFALVYGNPSAQHGWMCRCGVKLSFKGSKAVCSACEATYKKDKSGCHLLSSPTSGGV; translated from the coding sequence GTGAAAGTTGAGAAGAAGGGATTTTATATCGATCCGACCGGTATTCTAGACGAAGGGGCCAAAGTAGGGGAGGGGACGAAGGTATGGCATTTCTCTCACATTATGACCGGAAGTGAGATCGGCCGAAACTGCAACATCGGTCAGAACGTGGTCATCTCCCCCCAGGTCAAGGTCGGCAATGGGGTGAAGATTCAGAATAATGTCTCTGTCTACACCGGCGTCATCCTGGAGGACGATGTTTTCTGCGGTCCGAGCATGGTCTTCACGAATGTGATCAACCCCCGGAGCGCCGTTTCGCGAAAAAACGAATATAAGTCGACCTTGGTCAAGCAGGGGGCGACCATTGGCGCCAACGCGACAATTGTCTGTGGGGTGACCATCGGACAGTATGCGTTTATCGGGGCGGGGGCCGTCGTTACAAAGGATGTTCCCGACTTTGCTTTGGTTTACGGAAACCCGTCGGCGCAACACGGATGGATGTGCCGTTGCGGCGTAAAGCTGAGCTTCAAGGGATCAAAGGCGGTTTGCTCAGCATGCGAGGCGACTTACAAGAAAGATAAATCAGGGTGTCACCTACTTTCCTCCCCAACCTCCGGAGGAGTGTAA
- the rplJ gene encoding 50S ribosomal protein L10, protein MKKEEKGVMIAELKEKFSRAKVAVLAEFSGMEVEEIRAVKNELRRAKGEFKVIKNTLAYRAAEGTTLQGIRDHFKGPIAVALGYDDPVAPAKALNNIADKQKKLKIKVGVVENQVVDPVRLKQIAKLPSKEVLVSQFIGRLKSPLYGLAGTLNGVLSKFVRTLQAVHDKRQAPPA, encoded by the coding sequence ATGAAAAAAGAAGAAAAAGGTGTGATGATTGCGGAGTTGAAGGAAAAGTTTTCCCGAGCCAAGGTGGCCGTCCTGGCCGAGTTTTCCGGCATGGAGGTCGAAGAGATCCGAGCGGTGAAGAACGAGCTCCGCCGGGCGAAGGGAGAGTTTAAGGTCATTAAGAACACCCTTGCCTACCGGGCCGCAGAAGGGACGACGTTGCAGGGGATTCGTGATCATTTCAAGGGACCGATTGCCGTGGCCCTCGGTTATGACGATCCGGTCGCTCCGGCGAAGGCATTGAATAACATTGCGGACAAACAGAAAAAGCTGAAGATCAAGGTGGGGGTTGTCGAAAATCAGGTCGTCGATCCGGTCCGACTGAAGCAGATCGCGAAGCTCCCATCCAAAGAGGTCTTGGTCAGCCAGTTCATCGGCCGCCTGAAATCTCCGCTCTACGGATTGGCTGGTACCCTCAACGGCGTATTAAGCAAATTCGTCAGGACCCTCCAAGCGGTCCATGATAAACGTCAGGCGCCCCCGGCCTAA